In Synergistaceae bacterium, the DNA window AACGTAACATTTGATTTATACTGAATCAGCGCGAGAATAACAGAAATTATTATGAATATCACGATTAAGATTCTCATTATAAATAATTGCTTTTTTTCGTCCATCTGCTTAATTATATGTCCCTTCAGTAAATCAAGAGTAAGAGTCGAACTTGACGCAAGCACTAACGACGAAAGAGTCGACATTGAGGCCGATAATACGAGAATTACTACGACTCCCAGCAAAATATCAGGCAGTCCTGACAGCATAACGGGAATAACTGAGTCATAACCTTCAACGGGGACTCCAACTCCGGCGGGGTCTAATTGTGCGGTGAATAAACGCCCGAATCCTCCCAGAAAATAGCAGCCTCCAGCAACAACAAGCGCAAATAATGTCGAAATAATTGTCCCCTTTGAAATGTCGCTCTCGTTCTTAATCGCATAAAATTTCTGTACCATTTGAGGGAGTCCCCATGTTCCTAAGCTCGTTAAAATTATTACTCCTAATAAATTAACTGGATCAGGGCCGAAGAATGACGCGAAAATCCCCCGTGATTTTGCAAGAGGTGTTATCGCCTTAGGATCTGCAATTTCTGAAATTCCCGACAAGGCCGCATAAAATCCGCCTTTACTCTCAAGAACTGCAATTACAACGGCAGAAATTCCCAGCAGCATAATTATACCCTGAATGAAATCATTTATAGCAGTTGCCATATAGCCGCCCGCTATTACATAAATCCCCGTCAAGACAGCCATTATTACAACACATAACGAATAATCTATATTAAATGCCATCCCGAATAAACGACTTAAGCCATTATATAAACTCGCTGTATATGGAATCAGGAACACAAAGCAAATTATTGACGCGGCAATTTTTAAAGCATCACTCGTGAATCTTTTCCCGAAAAAGTCAGGCATTGTAGCACTTGATAAATACTGACTCATTATTCTAGTTCGACGGCCAAGAACTGCCCACGCCATTAACGAGCCTATAAATGCATTTCCAAGCCCGACCCATGTAGCAGCGACTCCGTAACGCCAGCCAAATTGCCCCGCATATCCTACGAAGACAACCGCAGAAAAATAACTAGTTCCATATGCAAACGCTGAGAGCCACGGCCCGACTGATCTGTCAGCAAGGACGAAACCGTTGACATCTACTGAATGTTTACGGCAATATAAACCGATTCCAAGCATAAGCCCGAAAAATAACACGACTAATAAAATTTTTAGAATCATAATAAATTAATCACACTTTCTAATTAACAATCTAACAAATTCGCAAAAGATTAAACCTGTTCAGACTCAAAATCAAGTCTCATAAATGTGTGCAAAAAATTTTATTGTGAAATATTTTCGTGATTTAAGTGATAATATATTTTATAGGCGGGGTAAAATGGGCAAAAAAAAATTGGCTCCACAACCAGGACTCGAACCTGGAACCTAATGATTAACAGTCATCCGCGCTGCCGATTGCGCTATTGTGGAACACAACGAAAGAAATTTTACTGTAACATGCCGAATTTGTCAAATTTATTTTTTAGCGTTTATTATAAAATTTTGATATAAATCACAGCATAATAACTCGTTAAATAAGTGTGATAATTATTTTATGAGCTTATATAATATGGAGGTAATTTATTAATGCGAAATTTATTCGGGCTCTCACAGCTTGATTTTTTCAGGGAATCGCTTGACTCTCAAAGTCTTGAGACTCTAAATAAAGCAGTAGAGAGAATCACGAAAACTAAACAAAGCGGCGGCCGTGTAATGGTAGTAACAGGAAGCGGGCCGAATATTCACGAGGGAGTAACGACTCTTATAGCCGAGTTAATACGAGTCGGAATCGTTGACGCTGTATCTACAAGTTCGGCAGTAATTGCCCACGAAATGGCCGGCTCTCTCGATAAAGTTTTCAGGGTTGACGCAAAATCTTTAAATATGGACTTAAGCAAAATGCCCCGCGGAGATGTCTATGAGTTCACTTGCATGACTGATGACGAAATTAACGCGCTTAAACGTGAAATGCCCTTAGACGACGATTTATTAACACGCGGGAAGAATTTGCCGAAATTGAACGAGATTATCAAAGCAGCCGGAAATATGGCTTATCCCATGGGACTCAGAACAGAGAGACTCGCGCATGAAGTATTGAGTCTCGCGAGAATTTACGGACTCCCATTTGAAAAAGTTGCGGGCTGGGGCTGTGATGATAAAACAATGCTGGGAGCTGCGGACAAAAAAAATATTCCTGTTCTCGTTACTATTCCGCAATTAGTCGGCGGCGGAGCTGTAGGAATGTCAATAGGCGACTCGATTCCTGTTTCTGAGCGTTCTATGAGAATTTCAAGAATGCTAGCATCATGTGATGTAATAATTGAGTCGGCAGTTGCTTTGACACAAGAAATTCATGACGGCCCATTTGAATGCTACACGGGGCACGGGATCTGGGCTGATTATTCGGGACAAGCGACTTATAATTTACGGGACAAAAATTTAATCAGAATCGATCTTGACGAGAATTTACGCCGGGCAGTCGAATTAAATAAAACTGTTCAGGAAGCAATTGACAAAGGACTCCCGAAAACTAAGGCCGCAAAGATTCCATTCAGAATGGAAATGTCAGCATTTGCACGTCATGAAGGGAGCTTGCCTATTGTCGGGGATATTGGCAAAGTCTGGCCGTTAATTGCTCATGATGTCGCTAAAAATTTAGGAGTCGAGCTTGAATTTCTCTCATCGTCTCAAGATACTCCGGAAGGTGCGTTAATGCGTGAATACATAGTAAATAATGTAAAGCCTCTTGACCGTGAAAAAATGTTAAAGCGTTCTCAAAATTATATGATTCAATAAAAATTTTTGCCGCCGTCTCATTCCCACCCGCCCACCCCATTCGACGGCGGCTTGCTACACACGCTTTAATTCTTATATACTAGAGGAATCAGGAATCCCTCCGCGACTTCATTTGCCATCGCCTTCCCCTCAAGAATCTCAAGCAGCTTTAACGCAAATATCGGAGTTACTGCCGGCCCCTTTGCTGTCGTGATATGACCAGCTGTCTCGACTCTTTCAGAACCTTTTGACGCTCCCGTTAAATGATGTTCGAGTCCCGGATAACATACTGCTTTGCGGCCTGCTAAGACTCCAGCTTTACCCAGTGCCGCCGGTGCTGCACAAATCGCCGCGATATATTTTCCCTCAGCGTTATATTTCTTGAGTAATTCCTGTAATCCCTCGTGATTCGCTATCTCAAGAGTTCCCCCCGGTAAAATCAGCATGTCAAATTTTTCGTCTTTAACTGAGTCAAACATTGCTTCAGTCCTCACGCGAATTTTATTTTTGCTGGTAACTTCTTGACTCCCTGTGAGTGATACAATCGTTACTACAACACCGCCGCGACGTAAAATATCTACAGTCGTGAGTGCCTCTGTTTCTTCAAAACCGTCAATTAAGAAAATTGCTGCTGTCTTCATAATAATAAATCACCTCGTGAAAATTGTATCATGTTATTCAAGCGATAACGAGATTATTTATTTTCCGCCGCAAGTCATATGCTGAGCACCTAAAGGAATCCGAGAAATAAATTTATCAAGAAATCTCAAGCCTGCTAACTGTTTAGGGAAGAAGACTATATATTTTCCTGAAATATTCTTAAAGCCTGCACATGTAAGCAAATTTTTGCACTCTGAAATATTAAGCATAATTGCATCGTCATCGACTGGGC includes these proteins:
- a CDS encoding deoxyhypusine synthase family protein, giving the protein MRNLFGLSQLDFFRESLDSQSLETLNKAVERITKTKQSGGRVMVVTGSGPNIHEGVTTLIAELIRVGIVDAVSTSSAVIAHEMAGSLDKVFRVDAKSLNMDLSKMPRGDVYEFTCMTDDEINALKREMPLDDDLLTRGKNLPKLNEIIKAAGNMAYPMGLRTERLAHEVLSLARIYGLPFEKVAGWGCDDKTMLGAADKKNIPVLVTIPQLVGGGAVGMSIGDSIPVSERSMRISRMLASCDVIIESAVALTQEIHDGPFECYTGHGIWADYSGQATYNLRDKNLIRIDLDENLRRAVELNKTVQEAIDKGLPKTKAAKIPFRMEMSAFARHEGSLPIVGDIGKVWPLIAHDVAKNLGVELEFLSSSQDTPEGALMREYIVNNVKPLDREKMLKRSQNYMIQ
- a CDS encoding sodium:solute symporter family protein, producing the protein MILKILLVVLFFGLMLGIGLYCRKHSVDVNGFVLADRSVGPWLSAFAYGTSYFSAVVFVGYAGQFGWRYGVAATWVGLGNAFIGSLMAWAVLGRRTRIMSQYLSSATMPDFFGKRFTSDALKIAASIICFVFLIPYTASLYNGLSRLFGMAFNIDYSLCVVIMAVLTGIYVIAGGYMATAINDFIQGIIMLLGISAVVIAVLESKGGFYAALSGISEIADPKAITPLAKSRGIFASFFGPDPVNLLGVIILTSLGTWGLPQMVQKFYAIKNESDISKGTIISTLFALVVAGGCYFLGGFGRLFTAQLDPAGVGVPVEGYDSVIPVMLSGLPDILLGVVVILVLSASMSTLSSLVLASSSTLTLDLLKGHIIKQMDEKKQLFIMRILIVIFIIISVILALIQYKSNVTFIAQLMGVSWGALAGAFLAPFMYSLYWKGVSKLACWVNFIFSSAVMIANIFIRSDFPVLLQSPINAGAFCMLAGFIIVPVVSFITPKPDKNFIDNAFSCYTKTVTVKQSSALGDDE
- a CDS encoding DJ-1/PfpI family protein; translated protein: MKTAAIFLIDGFEETEALTTVDILRRGGVVVTIVSLTGSQEVTSKNKIRVRTEAMFDSVKDEKFDMLILPGGTLEIANHEGLQELLKKYNAEGKYIAAICAAPAALGKAGVLAGRKAVCYPGLEHHLTGASKGSERVETAGHITTAKGPAVTPIFALKLLEILEGKAMANEVAEGFLIPLVYKN